The following proteins are encoded in a genomic region of Thiomonas sp. X19:
- a CDS encoding NADPH:quinone oxidoreductase family protein — MKALLCTPYGPIDTLRLEDAPDPMAAAGEVVVAVRACALNFPDALIVQGLYQTRPTLPFSPGAEFAGTILQAGAGVTAYKPGDAVIAFAGHGGLAERCAVDARRVMPLPAGMSFEQGAAFMLTYGTSIHALKDVALLQPGETLAVLGAGGGVGVAAVDIAKAMGARVIAAASSKAKLQLAQEHGADALLDYASEDLRQRLLALTDGKGVDVVLDPVGGAYAEAALRATAWRGRYLVVGFAAGDIPRIPLNLALLKERQILGVYWGEAVQRDPKQHAGNVRQLLQWFTAGSVRPQITEQVTLDQAAQAIARLSKREAMGKIVVRIGT; from the coding sequence ATGAAAGCCCTGTTGTGCACGCCCTATGGCCCGATCGACACCCTGCGCCTGGAAGACGCGCCCGATCCCATGGCAGCAGCCGGCGAGGTGGTCGTCGCGGTGCGCGCCTGCGCGCTGAACTTTCCCGATGCGCTCATCGTCCAGGGCCTCTACCAGACCAGGCCGACCCTACCCTTTTCGCCCGGCGCCGAGTTTGCCGGAACCATCCTGCAAGCGGGCGCCGGCGTGACGGCCTACAAGCCGGGCGACGCCGTCATCGCCTTCGCTGGCCACGGCGGCCTGGCCGAGCGCTGCGCGGTGGATGCGCGCCGCGTGATGCCACTGCCTGCGGGCATGAGCTTCGAGCAAGGCGCGGCGTTCATGCTGACCTACGGCACATCCATCCACGCGCTGAAAGACGTGGCGCTGTTGCAGCCCGGCGAGACCCTGGCTGTGCTCGGGGCTGGTGGCGGTGTGGGCGTGGCCGCGGTGGACATCGCCAAGGCCATGGGCGCGCGGGTGATCGCCGCTGCATCCAGCAAGGCCAAGCTGCAGCTTGCGCAGGAGCATGGTGCCGATGCACTGCTGGACTACGCCAGCGAAGACCTGCGCCAACGCCTGCTGGCGCTGACCGACGGCAAAGGCGTCGACGTGGTGCTCGACCCGGTGGGCGGCGCCTACGCTGAAGCCGCGCTGCGCGCCACCGCCTGGCGTGGCCGCTACCTGGTGGTGGGTTTCGCGGCGGGCGACATTCCCCGCATCCCGCTCAATCTCGCGCTGCTGAAAGAGCGCCAGATTCTCGGCGTTTACTGGGGCGAGGCGGTGCAACGCGACCCGAAGCAACATGCCGGCAATGTGCGGCAATTGCTGCAATGGTTCACGGCGGGCAGCGTGCGCCCGCAGATCACGGAACAGGTGACGCTGGATCAGGCCGCGCAGGCGATCGCGCGGCTCAGCAAGCGCGAGGCGATGGGGAAAATCGTGGTGCGAATCGGGACCTGA
- a CDS encoding zinc-binding dehydrogenase, with product MPARHARAVVCRGPERAFEVETIRVEPPRRNEVTIRLAACGVCHSDLSATNGTIPMAPPLVLGHEGAGIVVEVGEGATEFAVGDSVVSSFVSMCGHCRYCQTGRPQLCDQAARALTTLPDGTVRTFDAAGQPLSVFSGCGVMAEYATLHVDNVVKIDAAMPLEPACLIACGVMTGVGAAFNTARVQAGSTVAVFGCGGVGLSAIQGCAIAGAASIIAVDTMAHKLEFARLFGANHTVDASVEPHAVKAIKRLSDGGVDYAFECVGLGTLAAQAYGSLRKGGTAVVVGVAAQTDTTSVRTASLTFEEKTLTGSYYGSARPRQDFPRLIALYRAGRLKLDELITQRYRLDQAAQAFADLQAGRNARGVIVFDPA from the coding sequence ATGCCTGCACGCCATGCCCGCGCCGTGGTTTGCCGTGGCCCGGAACGCGCTTTTGAAGTCGAGACCATTCGCGTCGAGCCACCGCGCCGCAACGAAGTCACCATCCGCCTCGCCGCCTGCGGCGTGTGCCACAGCGATCTCTCGGCCACCAACGGCACCATTCCCATGGCGCCGCCCCTGGTGCTGGGGCATGAAGGCGCCGGAATCGTGGTCGAGGTCGGCGAAGGCGCGACTGAATTCGCCGTTGGCGATTCCGTGGTGAGTTCCTTCGTCAGCATGTGCGGGCATTGCCGCTATTGCCAGACCGGCAGGCCGCAACTGTGCGACCAGGCCGCCCGGGCGCTGACCACCCTGCCCGACGGCACGGTGCGCACGTTCGACGCTGCCGGCCAGCCGCTGTCGGTGTTTTCCGGTTGCGGCGTGATGGCCGAATACGCCACGCTGCACGTGGACAACGTGGTGAAGATCGATGCCGCCATGCCGCTGGAGCCGGCCTGCCTGATTGCCTGCGGCGTAATGACCGGGGTGGGCGCGGCGTTCAACACCGCGCGGGTGCAGGCCGGATCGACGGTGGCCGTGTTCGGCTGCGGCGGCGTCGGCCTGAGCGCCATCCAGGGCTGCGCCATCGCCGGGGCCGCCAGCATCATCGCGGTGGACACCATGGCCCACAAGCTCGAATTCGCGCGCCTGTTCGGCGCCAACCACACCGTGGATGCCAGCGTCGAACCCCATGCGGTCAAGGCCATCAAGCGGCTGAGCGATGGCGGCGTGGACTATGCGTTTGAATGCGTCGGCCTCGGCACGCTCGCCGCGCAGGCCTATGGCAGCCTGCGCAAAGGCGGCACGGCCGTGGTGGTGGGCGTGGCCGCCCAGACTGATACCACCAGCGTGCGCACCGCCAGCCTCACCTTCGAGGAGAAGACCCTCACCGGCAGCTATTACGGCTCGGCACGGCCGCGACAAGACTTTCCCCGGCTCATTGCGCTGTACCGCGCCGGACGCCTGAAACTCGATGAACTCATCACCCAGCGCTATCGGCTGGACCAAGCCGCGCAAGCCTTCGCCGACCTGCAGGCCGGGCGCAATGCCCGCGGCGTCATCGTGTTCGATCCAGCCTGA
- a CDS encoding SDR family NAD(P)-dependent oxidoreductase, with amino-acid sequence MQNFQDKTAVITGAAGGIGLALARQAAGRGMKLVLTDLDVDRLQQATASLGLPPERLLLHAADVSREADVAALADASFARFGAVHLLFNNAGVGCSRLTTEHSTADWDWVLGVNLMSVVHGIRHFVPRMQQQGEPSHVVNTASAAGLVSSPGMAAYNVSKHGVVTLSETLYAELAEQKSQVGVSVLCPAWVPTGINQSARHRQPRFGAEPELSPQSTAYAVRMAQAVQSGKLTPDDIARITFSAVEQGQFYIVPHRKILQAVELRCQDMVQGRNPTPLTPPASPTPPAAAEVSR; translated from the coding sequence GTGCAGAATTTTCAAGACAAGACTGCGGTCATCACCGGTGCCGCTGGTGGCATCGGCCTGGCCCTGGCGCGGCAGGCGGCCGGGCGCGGCATGAAGCTGGTGTTGACCGATCTCGACGTCGACCGCTTGCAACAAGCCACCGCCAGCCTCGGCCTGCCGCCAGAGCGCTTGCTGTTGCACGCCGCCGACGTCAGCCGCGAAGCCGATGTGGCCGCCCTGGCCGATGCCAGCTTCGCCCGTTTCGGCGCCGTGCATCTGCTGTTCAACAACGCCGGCGTGGGCTGCAGCCGACTCACCACCGAGCACAGCACCGCCGATTGGGACTGGGTGCTGGGCGTCAATCTGATGAGCGTGGTCCACGGCATTCGCCATTTCGTGCCGCGCATGCAGCAGCAAGGCGAGCCCAGCCATGTGGTGAACACCGCCTCCGCAGCGGGCCTGGTATCCAGCCCCGGCATGGCGGCCTACAACGTGAGCAAGCATGGCGTGGTCACGTTGTCGGAAACCTTGTATGCGGAGCTTGCCGAGCAGAAATCGCAGGTCGGCGTTTCGGTGCTGTGCCCGGCCTGGGTGCCCACCGGCATCAACCAGAGCGCACGCCATCGGCAGCCGCGTTTCGGCGCCGAGCCCGAACTGTCGCCACAATCGACCGCCTACGCGGTGCGCATGGCCCAGGCGGTGCAGTCCGGCAAGCTCACGCCCGACGACATCGCCCGCATCACGTTCTCTGCCGTGGAGCAAGGGCAGTTCTACATCGTGCCGCACCGCAAAATTCTGCAGGCGGTGGAACTGCGCTGCCAGGACATGGTGCAAGGCCGCAATCCCACGCCGCTGACGCCGCCAGCTTCACCCACTCCACCCGCCGCAGCCGAGGTGTCCCGATGA
- a CDS encoding LD-carboxypeptidase, with amino-acid sequence MTATHGPHQTHPRGLLRLISPSGAVPEPQRIERAEQHLQAVGFRVQRDAQALSRVQRFAGTDAQRLQAIHRAARSKAHVVLATRGGYGLGRILPRLDYSLLAEAMTQRRQCWVGHSDFTALQLAVLAQTGAVTYSGPMAAYDFGNEKLDAITVDSFLDALDGSQEAVGFTCDDAPRGLDAAGVLWGGNLSLVASLVGTPYLPKLRGVLFLEDVAEQPYSVERMFIQLLHAGVLQRQKAVVLGAFTEYKLTAHDAGFDLAAAVAWLRAQLKTDGVPVITGLPFGHVRTKLTLPHGAKCRLVRDGGEAYLVFAHGHG; translated from the coding sequence ATGACTGCGACACACGGTCCCCATCAAACCCACCCACGCGGCCTGCTGCGGCTGATCTCCCCTTCTGGCGCGGTGCCCGAGCCGCAACGCATCGAGCGCGCGGAGCAGCATTTGCAGGCAGTCGGCTTTCGCGTGCAGCGTGACGCGCAGGCTTTGAGCCGCGTGCAGCGCTTTGCCGGCACCGATGCGCAACGCCTGCAGGCCATCCACCGTGCCGCGCGCAGCAAGGCGCACGTGGTGCTGGCCACACGCGGTGGCTACGGCCTCGGCCGCATCCTGCCGCGGCTGGACTACTCCTTGCTGGCCGAGGCCATGACCCAGCGCCGGCAATGCTGGGTGGGGCATAGCGATTTCACCGCGCTGCAACTGGCGGTGCTGGCGCAGACCGGCGCCGTCACCTACAGCGGACCGATGGCGGCTTACGACTTCGGCAACGAGAAACTCGACGCCATCACTGTGGACAGCTTTCTCGACGCGCTCGACGGCAGCCAGGAGGCCGTAGGTTTCACCTGCGACGACGCCCCGCGCGGGCTGGACGCCGCAGGCGTGCTGTGGGGCGGGAACTTGAGCCTGGTGGCCAGCCTGGTGGGCACCCCCTACCTGCCGAAACTACGTGGCGTTCTCTTCCTGGAAGACGTTGCCGAGCAGCCCTACAGCGTGGAGCGCATGTTCATCCAACTCTTGCACGCCGGTGTGCTGCAGCGGCAAAAAGCCGTGGTGCTGGGCGCGTTCACCGAGTACAAACTCACCGCGCACGATGCCGGCTTCGACCTTGCCGCCGCCGTCGCCTGGCTGCGCGCCCAGCTTAAAACCGATGGGGTGCCGGTCATCACCGGCCTGCCGTTTGGCCATGTGCGCACCAAACTGACCTTGCCGCACGGCGCCAAGTGCCGGCTGGTGCGCGATGGGGGCGAAGCCTATCTCGTGTTTGCGCACGGACATGGTTGA